CACCAGATTCCTTTGCTTTCTCTAGACTGGGGAAGTACCTCAACAATACCTCTCCATGCAAACCCTCTAAACACAGACAGTGAAAAAAGCCAGCAAGTTGAAGATCACCAAGCTGAATTGAGTTTTGATGCCTTTCTGAAGGGCTCTGATATGGCAAGCACTCACAGTTACATGCAGGATCAAGCATGGGCTTCTCCAGAGTCACTTGAccagtgtgaagtttcagcttcaAGGGACAAAGTCAGAGGATTGGAGGACAGAGGAGCTGAGGAAAAATACAGTCAAGAGTCTGGTGACAGGAGAGCAATAAATATCATCAAATCTGATCCCACAGAGCAAGAAAAGGATCTGAGTAGGAGTCTTTCTAGTGATCAAGTTGTGGATTATCAGTTAGTAAAAGAACCAAGGTTCACTACCCTACCATGCTCTGCTTTAGATTCAAGGGACCAAATCGTAGTCCCAATGGAAGGTAGAGGAGCTGAGAAAGATTATAGTCAAGGGTCAGATGACAGGAGAGCAATAGAAATGATAAAATCTGATCCCACAGAGCAAGGAAAGGAGGTAAGCACGAGTCTTTTCAGTGATCAAGTTGTGGATTATCAGTTAGTAAAAGAACCAAGGCTCACTACTGTACCATGCTCTGTTTTTGCGTCAAGGGACCAAATTGTAGTCCCAATGGAGGATAGAGGAGCTAAGAAAGATTATAGTCAACGGCCTGATGACAAGAGAgcaatagaaataataaaatctGAACCCACGGAGCAAAGAAAGGATCTGAGCATGAGTCTTTCTAGAGATCAAGTTGTGGATGTTCAGTTAGCAAAAGAACCAATGGTCACTGCTGTGTCATGCTCTGTTGTAGTTTCAAGGGACAAAGATTTAGTCCTAATGGAGGATAGAGGAGCTAAAAAAGGCTGCATTCAAGAGTCTGGTGACAGGAGGGCAATAGACACCATAAAATGTGATCCCACAGAGCAAGGAAAGGATCTGAGCATGAGTCTTTCTAGTGATCAAGCTGTGAATTATCAGTTAGTAAAAGAACCAAGGTTCACTACAATACCATGCTCTGTTTTAGATTCAAGGGACCAAACCGTAGTCCCGGTGGAAGAACTAGGAGCTGAGAAAAATTATAGTCAATGGTCTGCTGACAGGAGagcaataaaaatcataaaatctGAACCCACAGAGCAAAGAAAAGATCTGAGCATGAGTCTTTCTAGTGATCAAGTTGTGGATTACCAGTTAGTAAAAAAACCAAGGGTCACTACCATACCCTGCTCTGTTCTGGGATCAGAGCCAGACAGGCTGGAAAGAGAGTTAGAGGCATCTCGTGACTGCCGAACGCCACATCATGAGCTCACAAGTGGATTTTTAAGTCAAGACATGACCAAGGCGAGCCCAGGGGATGAAACTAGAATCGCACATGACACAGAGACTCGGAATTCAGAAGCAGGAGATGGAATCTTACCTGAAGATTGCACGGGCAGCTCTGACACCTCAAAGgttaaagaaaacacacacaggatGGTCAAAGACATCCTGACATTTACGGGGATCAGAGACGTGCCACTCACAAATAGACAGGCCGAGGGATCTTCTTCAAAGAGGAAGGATATAAATATAGACGATAGCGAGAAGCAGGTGGAAATGAGCCGGTTTTATACAGAACTACATGAAGAGGACGCGGAAAGCAGTAGAAAAGGACAAGATGAAACAACTATGGATCACAGCGCAGAAATACAGAGCGTTTCATCGTGCGAGAGCAAGGCGTTTAATGAGAACGAATTATGCACGTTGAACAAGAATCTTCACAAAGACAATTCAGAGCTACAGAAAAGTGAAGAGAGGCGGTTTGAGGCAAATGAAGGACTTAAAATAAAGGAGCGACTGAACGAGGCGACTATTGAAGCAGCTAAAGGAGGTGAAGAGGATGAAATGTGTTCAGAAAGCAAACGAGAGCTCATTGAGGACCCCCGATTCATGGGTAATAATTGCACAGATGAAGACCTTACCAGCATAGTTACATATCTGACAGATAGCACGGACCCTACCAAGCACATCCCTCAGACAACATCTATAAAGGACAGAGAGGTCAATTCGCAAGATGAGGACTTTGAGCTTGGGAAAAGCCTCAATGGTAGTAGCAACAGGCTGTTTTCATGGTGGCAGGAGTTCAACTCACTGGGTCACAGAGCCAAGGCTTTACTGTATGCTATTCTGTTTGTGATCTTCATAACAACATATCTGTGCGACATGCCGACCTGCTTGGCCCTCTATTTGTTTTCTCTGTGCTGGTGGTGCAGCCAGGGCATGAAACAACGCCTGGATGGGGCGTCTGTTGATGTGGACTGAGACCAGATAGGACGTTTTTGAGAAAGCTTTTCATAAGTGACATATGGTTTTGAAATGTGGCATGACATGATTTTACGGGCCCAACACAACTTAGAAATATAGATTTAAGaggcattttgtttttgtttctttcacTTGTATTCACATTAAAAGTCCTATTTGATCCCAATCAATCAGTCTTTCAATACAATACTAAACTAATTCTGGTATTATTCTACCAAACGTTAATCCCATTTtgtgatataataaaataattgaacaaCAGAAACCACCCTTATGGTGTCGAAGATAACACATGCATATCAGTTATATACAATACAGTGTTGTTTTCTGAATAactgaggccctgtttacactaatacgtttttgttttaaaatgcataagttttgatACGGTTacaccatccgtccacactacactggagttttcgagcgccgaaatggagcgttttgaaaatgctggagaggctgttttttattctaaaacgctgctgctccatctcagtgtggatgggggaaaacagaggcAGGGCTGCAGACATTTGCCTATCTGATTGGGGATTTTCCCTCAATTTTAAGTAGCCttcacacagttcagtcctgcatcgtttccttgtaagttcagactttgcaagtttgatacggaaacagactcccgaggacacgtcgagtaaatcttcaaagggaacagtgtactttataacctcattcacatcatcctgtctatgttgtttcactttcttaacaataaaatgaaaacatgatataaggaaatgatattagcaacttaacagacaccaaaaaatgttgaggcgtcatgtagctgcatatttatatgagcgtcatcttcatgcatatttagaacaaaacggagcctataacatcactgcgtcctttcattttaattgaaaatacgaaacatactctctcttttgctgaatatcagttttaataatcagtaatggccattataaaagtataacgtcaATAAGTTTATACGATATAGGAGATAAAGTCAAACAATCAGttaatatgcagaatcagtgtacggggttacattcatttatatattaacctaacttttcttagcgctcagccaaaacacgttacctgagaacaagtaatagactcaaaagaccaaagtcggggaatatgttgttagatatcgataacaagatgaattaaatatcacgtttaaaaaatatagtgagattagatccagcagtagatttttgatgaacagtctgacgagcacagctctcatatgggtagatgtgctcaaagcatgcTGCAGTGCaagccagagtgtgtgtgtggtcacgtgatgtacaGTACGTTTTCAGAGGTGTGATGTTGACGGAGATTTGTTGGAAAAGCtgggtgaaatgccagtgtgaacgtggatcgttttcattctaaaatgctgtttcaaaactaaaacgtattagtgtaaacggggcctgagtttTCCAGTTATGTTTACAAGTTTTAACAGTGATTACATAGAAGAACCATTTTGGGTAATTTATTGAACTTTCTAGTGAACAGTTTGTGTGAATCCAGcctaatctcacgagaaaacataagtattttacattttgtcagtttagtacgagtgtagtcgtacgaaattgtatgattttaaaaaggaggcgtggcacctaaccccacccctgaacccaaccgtcattgggggaagagcaaatcgtactaaattgtacaaattaaatcatacaaattcatacgaattagctacgaaatcaaaaagttacgaattgccatgagattatgTTGGTGaatctaatgccgagttcagactgcatgattttagccccaatttgGAGGTTTTGAGATATCGCAGACAAATGCCCGAAATCACAAGTAAATCGGTGCTGGTGTACgtaagtaacaatcacacagtataaACTATCAAAAATGCGATTTGAGAGAATTGCTGATGAGTCCCTGACAccagtgagatatttggcatgctaaatatctgaacCTCAATCATggcgtgtgaaatgtgttctgattgaaaataacatcagcaatCACTTACAGCCAATGACAAAGCAGCATTCACTAGCCTGGGTATCTACAGATCTGT
This region of Danio aesculapii chromosome 4, fDanAes4.1, whole genome shotgun sequence genomic DNA includes:
- the ppp1r3aa gene encoding uncharacterized protein ppp1r3aa isoform X2 yields the protein MSMEDTTCNLEPPNNKDWIMKNQEDKMEQVAEDESEDDEPESPPIAVRRKVSFADAFGLDLVLVKEYDDRDSSEGGEYYISCLFTIADLNQDMEVKLQQQKLELERFELLPGSTTIRGIIRVLNLCFHKSVFVRVTLDGWQSHFELMAEYVPGSSDGQTDCFCFHLDLTPPFPVEGLRVEFCLRYESAVGTFWASNGGTNYIVFCYQRRRSNFKEHPREDEKEIEKEKVEDNLHKGIRSCLKANRNYTEATPEKSGEISEQVTPNVGRNRNKTKEEAGSASCKSLKDCCKTLVDRRRKRQAARLAHVQKYFSQKATETQMGCNSNTDESSTSIPRLSIQSRTDNQHGFGMDTPPILIYHQIPLLSLDWGSTSTIPLHANPLNTDSEKSQQVEDHQAELSFDAFLKGSDMASTHSYMQDQAWASPESLDQCEVSASRDKVRGLEDRGAEEKYSQESGDRRAINIIKSDPTEQEKDLSRSLSSDQVVDYQLVKEPRFTTLPCSALDSRDQIVVPMEGRGAEKDYSQGSDDRRAIEMIKSDPTEQGKEVSTSLFSDQVVDYQLVKEPRLTTVPCSVFASRDQIVVPMEDRGAKKDYSQRPDDKRAIEIIKSEPTEQRKDLSMSLSRDQVVDVQLAKEPMVTAVSCSVVVSRDKDLVLMEDRGAKKGCIQESGDRRAIDTIKCDPTEQGKDLSMSLSSDQAVNYQLVKEPRFTTIPCSVLDSRDQTVVPVEELGAEKNYSQWSADRRAIKIIKSEPTEQRKDLSMSLSSDQVVDYQLVKKPRVTTIPCSVLGSEPDRLERELEASRDCRTPHHELTSGFLSQDMTKASPGDETRIAHDTETRNSEAGDGILPEDCTGSSDTSKVKENTHRMVKDILTFTGIRDVPLTNRQAEGSSSKRKDINIDDSEKQVEMSRFYTELHEEDAESSRKGQDETTMDHSAEIQSVSSCESKAFNENELCTLNKNLHKDNSELQKSEERRFEANEGLKIKERLNEATIEAAKGGEEDEMCSESKRELIEDPRFMGNNCTDEDLTSIVTYLTDSTDPTKHIPQTTSIKDREVNSQDEDFELGKSLNGSSNRLFSWWQEFNSLGHRAKALLYAILFVIFITTYLCDMPTCLALYLFSLCWWCSQGMKQRLDGASVDVD
- the ppp1r3aa gene encoding uncharacterized protein ppp1r3aa isoform X1, which produces MSMEDTTCNLEPPNNKDWIMKNQEDKMEQVAEDESEDDEPESPPIAVRRKVSFADAFGLDLVLVKEYDDRDSSEGGEYYISCLFTIADLNQDMEVKLQQQKLELERFELLPGSTTIRGIIRVLNLCFHKSVFVRVTLDGWQSHFELMAEYVPGSSDGQTDCFCFHLDLTPPFPVEGLRVEFCLRYESAVGTFWASNGGTNYIVFCYQRRRSNFKEHPREDEKEIEKEKVEDNLHKGIRSCLKANSRNYTEATPEKSGEISEQVTPNVGRNRNKTKEEAGSASCKSLKDCCKTLVDRRRKRQAARLAHVQKYFSQKATETQMGCNSNTDESSTSIPRLSIQSRTDNQHGFGMDTPPILIYHQIPLLSLDWGSTSTIPLHANPLNTDSEKSQQVEDHQAELSFDAFLKGSDMASTHSYMQDQAWASPESLDQCEVSASRDKVRGLEDRGAEEKYSQESGDRRAINIIKSDPTEQEKDLSRSLSSDQVVDYQLVKEPRFTTLPCSALDSRDQIVVPMEGRGAEKDYSQGSDDRRAIEMIKSDPTEQGKEVSTSLFSDQVVDYQLVKEPRLTTVPCSVFASRDQIVVPMEDRGAKKDYSQRPDDKRAIEIIKSEPTEQRKDLSMSLSRDQVVDVQLAKEPMVTAVSCSVVVSRDKDLVLMEDRGAKKGCIQESGDRRAIDTIKCDPTEQGKDLSMSLSSDQAVNYQLVKEPRFTTIPCSVLDSRDQTVVPVEELGAEKNYSQWSADRRAIKIIKSEPTEQRKDLSMSLSSDQVVDYQLVKKPRVTTIPCSVLGSEPDRLERELEASRDCRTPHHELTSGFLSQDMTKASPGDETRIAHDTETRNSEAGDGILPEDCTGSSDTSKVKENTHRMVKDILTFTGIRDVPLTNRQAEGSSSKRKDINIDDSEKQVEMSRFYTELHEEDAESSRKGQDETTMDHSAEIQSVSSCESKAFNENELCTLNKNLHKDNSELQKSEERRFEANEGLKIKERLNEATIEAAKGGEEDEMCSESKRELIEDPRFMGNNCTDEDLTSIVTYLTDSTDPTKHIPQTTSIKDREVNSQDEDFELGKSLNGSSNRLFSWWQEFNSLGHRAKALLYAILFVIFITTYLCDMPTCLALYLFSLCWWCSQGMKQRLDGASVDVD